One Dioscorea cayenensis subsp. rotundata cultivar TDr96_F1 chromosome 15, TDr96_F1_v2_PseudoChromosome.rev07_lg8_w22 25.fasta, whole genome shotgun sequence genomic region harbors:
- the LOC120277347 gene encoding transcription factor UNE12-like — protein sequence MANHPQTHPDAIGDDDFFEQFLSMPSYTSADPGSSGPEAGLSGIALQLSSGDGSAAGFPGSVFPLGLSLEQGRGGFPLPEEASGSGKRFRDDVDGKAPPKPELASLFPAFGQVQAHQIRPNPPPQVFHAQVAHGGVTAGPQPPAPRPRVRARRGQATDPHSIAERLRRERIAERMRALQELLPNSNKTDRAAMLDEILDYVKFLRLQVKVLSMSRLGGAGAVAQLVADIPLSSVEGDTSEGGNKQQVWEKWSTDGTEKQVAKLMEEDIGAAMQFLQSKALCIMPISLATAIYHSQPQPESPTVVKPEPNSSS from the exons ATGGCGAACCACCCTCAAACCCATCCCGACGCCATAGGCGACGACGACTTCTTTGAACAATTCCTCTCCATGCCCTCTTACACCTCTGCCGACCCTGGCTCTTCCGGACCTGAGGCTGGACTCTCCGGCATCGCTCTCCAGCTCAGTTCCGGTGATGGCTCCGCCGCTGGGTTCCCGGGCTCCGTTTTCCCCCTTGGGCTTAGCCTCGAGCAAGGGAGGGGTGGGTTCCCTTTGCCGGAAGAGGCATCTGGGAGTGGGAAACGCTTCCGAGATGATGTTGATGGCAAGGCTCCGCCGAAGCCG GAACTGGCGAGCTTGTTCCCAGCGTTTGGACAAGTCCAGGCACATCAAATCCGGCCAAATCCTCCACCTCAG GTTTTTCATGCTCAAGTAGCACATGGTGGTGTAACTGCCGGACCACAGCCTCCAGCACCACGGCCGAGGGTGCGGGCGAGGCGAGGACAAGCCACTGATCCACATAGCATAGCTGAAAGG TTACGTAGAGAAAGAATAGCTGAAAGGATGAGGGCTTTGCAAGAATTGCTCCCCAACTCTAATAAG ACAGATAGAGCTGCCATGCTTGATGAGATTCTAGATTATGTGAAGTTTTTAAGGCTTCAAGTCAAG GTTCTAAGCATGAGCAGGCTGGGTGGTGCTGGTGCGGTGGCTCAGCTGGTAGCTGATATTCCACTGTCGTCAGTTGAG GGTGATACCAGTGAGGGTGGAAACAAACAGCAGGTGTGGGAGAAATGGTCCACTGATGGCACAGAAAAGCAAGTTGCAAAACTCATGGAAGAGGACATTGGTGCAGCAATGCAGTTCCTCCAATCAAAAGCTCTATGCATCATGCCAATCTCACTCGCGACCGCTATCTATCACTCGCAACCACAGCCTGAATCCCCCACAGTAGTTAAGCCTGAACCGAACTCCTCTTCATAA